From Hyla sarda isolate aHylSar1 chromosome 5, aHylSar1.hap1, whole genome shotgun sequence, a single genomic window includes:
- the LOC130272663 gene encoding uncharacterized protein LOC130272663: protein MTVVPGHATSPLMSISDVGNFFPESILFRIGFIGTSIGTLVLTFLIYKYMVMHTEEFRGHQVLIQRILLAIVWASCFGTAVMHVFSPKEYPRIHFVSKIISITCEALYYLGQSIQMYKLPGANKVIHHSRCTCCGLTFVCTIFYFGYETLKELFYNDEDWDEIREIPIIIIQWVMLLLILINIVTYYSTMQRLLLIVSRNSCTLSLRVKIDDFGM from the exons atgacggtcgtccccGGCCATGCAACCtcaccactgatgagcatcag tgacgtgggaaatttctttcccgaaagcatattattcagaattggattcatagggacgtccattggcactttggtactaacctttcttatttataagtatatggttatgcatactgaagagttcaggggtcatcaggtcctgatccagaggatcctgctggccattgtgtgggcctcctgttttggcacagctgtcatgcatgtattttcccccaaagaatatcccaggatacactttgtcagcaagataatttcaattacatgtgaagccttatactaccttgggcagtccatccagatgtataaattaccaggagcaaacaaagtcatccaccatagtagatgcacctgctgtggcctgacttttgtttgcacaattttctattttggatatgaaacattaaaggaattattctataatgatgaagactgggacgagatccgtgaaatccccatcataatcatccagtgggtgatgcttctactgatcctgataaacatcgtgacctattattccaccatgcagaggttattgttgatcgtctccagaaacagctgcacactctcccttagagtaaaaattgatgactttggGATGTAG